In one window of Episyrphus balteatus chromosome 3, idEpiBalt1.1, whole genome shotgun sequence DNA:
- the LOC129913292 gene encoding transcription factor glial cells missing 2 yields the protein MNNKKEWDINDAIVPQVCDGEFDEFCEWTDGHVRLVYSITNEEAKKHISGWAMRNTNNHNVNILKKSCLGVFVCSKDCVLSNGSKVNLRPAICDKARRKQEGKLCPNKNCHGGRLEIKPCRGHCGYPVTHFWRHSGNAIFFQAKGVHDHPRPDPKNSTVSKRAFGRMSTIGRGVGGSKRMSNHYLNKETILKENKGFNHTHNQIMQPPTMDIYQFSVCGKCSNHMPCACPTTTTSSIYPTSYVQPISSSSPTHANIYHYDIPTDHHRPNSVTSSGTSYPSINSNCDYQYEYNHHHSHHHQPSVLKPSPTTPLICSNSSSIMDNPSTTIPYSDSQLAFRPIHSINNNNNNNNCNAISMNPDSSNFKPPPLTGGGFQEPTSVLTSNHQQQQPEFINYSQIKTIDSKQELLEKHSSYGNNNSIDDLYCHRTTAVTELKGEKQLQQLPRNDTILYEYDINPFVNSGSFYDNTSNYGVLGYFDNSSLSSATNVHHDSGYSSTGSQGQGYSSYDGYHHHHHHHHHQIPNVVNATAAYYGHNV from the exons atgaacaataaaaaagaatggGACATCAATGACGCCATTGTACCACAAGTGTGTGATGGTGAATTTGATGAGTTCTGCGAATGGACCGATGGCCATGTCCGTCTGGTTTATTCCATAACAAATgaagaagcaaaaaaacacatttccgGCTGGGCAATGCGCAACACAAACAATCACAATGTCAATATATTGAAGAAAAGTTGTTTGGGGGTATTTGTGTGCTcgaaagattgtgttttatcGAATGGTAGCAAAGTTAATCTTCGTCCAGCTATATGTGATAAAGCTCGACGAAAACAAGAAGGAAAACTATGTCCGAATAAGAATTGCCATGGTGGAAGATTGGAAATCAAACCATGTCGGGGACATTGTGGGTATCCGGTGACGCATTTTTGGCGTCATTCGGGAAATGCGATATTTTTTCAAGCAAAAGGTGTTCATGATCATCCGCGACCTGATCCGAAGAATTCAACAGTGTCGAAGAGGGCTTTTGGTAGGATGTCAACAATTGGACGAGGAGTGGGAGGTAGCAAAAGGATGAGTAATCATTATTTGAACAAGGAGACTATACTTAAGGAAAAT aaGGGCTTTAATCATACTCACAATCAGATAATGCAGCCACCTACGATGGATATTTATCAATTTAGTG tATGTGGAAAATGTTCCAACCACATGCCATGTGCCTGTCCAACTACAACAACTAGTAGCATCTATCCAACTTCATATGTCCAACCGATCTCTTCATCATCACCAACACATGCCAATATTTATCACTATGACATTCCCACAGATCATCATCGACCAAATAGTGTAACATCATCAGGAACATCATATCCGTCGATAAATTCAAATTGTGACTACCAATATGAATACAATCATCATCattctcatcatcatcagccTTCAGTGCTAAAGCCTTCTCCAACAACACCTCTAATATGTTCCAACAGCAGCAGTATTATGGACAATCCATCCACAACAATACCATATAGTGATAGTCAATTAGCTTTCCGCCCAATACATAGTATtaacaacaataacaataataacaatTGCAATGCAATTAGTATGAATCCTGATAGTTCGAATTTTAAGCCACCACCATTAACAGGAGGCGGCTTTCAAGAACCAACTTCTGTACTTACTTCAAATCACCAGCAACAGCAACCagaatttataaattattctcaaatcaaaactatcgatagtaaACAGGAATTATTGGAAAAACATTCCTCATATGGTAATAATAATTCCATAGATGATCTCTATTGTCATAGAACAACTGCTGTTACGGAATTAAAAGGCGaaaaacaactacaacaacTGCCACGAAATGATACAATTCTTTATGAATATGATATAAATCCTTTCGTAAATAGTGGCAGTTTTTATGATAACACTTCGAATTATGGAGTCTTGGGTTATTTTGATAATAGCTCACTTTCTTCGGCGACTAACGTCCATCATGATTCTGGATATTCATCGACTGGCAGTCAAGGTCAAGGTTATTCTTCTTATGATGGCTATCATCaccaccatcaccatcatcatcatcagattCCGAATGTTGTCAATGCAACAGCAGCTTACTATGGACACAATGTGTAG